In the Streptomyces sp. BHT-5-2 genome, one interval contains:
- a CDS encoding ATP nucleotide 3'-pyrophosphokinase → MSMHHLGRTAAVLGAALALATAATGLPAYAADPSDTTGKHTTAMRSGGDPGQCDDDPDGWDRDGLCLNAADNRKVDAYLARARAAEPSISRDVQAAANRSHAQLVGFDHRLKSPDSLKRKVATDLKEHPERNTDDVLARLSDAVRYTLQWPDGRYVSGVTIASDSLSAWGSDTTKWSNTWGREKGYKGLNTGWRAPGSRQLFEVQFHTPASKSAQEETHKLYEEQRLPSTSPERKRQLQDQQDAIFAAVPVPDGALTLAPPATRLVPAA, encoded by the coding sequence ATGAGCATGCATCACCTGGGCCGGACGGCTGCTGTACTGGGCGCTGCTCTCGCCCTGGCCACGGCCGCTACCGGGCTCCCCGCGTACGCCGCCGACCCCTCCGACACGACGGGCAAGCACACCACCGCCATGCGCAGCGGTGGCGATCCTGGGCAGTGCGACGACGACCCGGACGGCTGGGACCGCGACGGACTGTGCCTGAACGCCGCGGACAATCGCAAGGTCGATGCGTACCTTGCCCGGGCCCGCGCGGCGGAGCCGTCGATCAGCCGCGACGTACAGGCTGCCGCCAACCGCAGCCATGCCCAGCTCGTCGGCTTCGACCATCGCCTCAAGTCCCCCGACTCCCTCAAGCGGAAGGTCGCCACCGACCTCAAGGAGCATCCGGAACGCAACACCGACGACGTCCTGGCGCGTCTGAGTGACGCGGTGCGCTACACCCTCCAATGGCCCGACGGCCGCTACGTCAGCGGTGTCACCATCGCCTCGGATTCGCTGTCCGCCTGGGGCAGCGACACCACGAAGTGGTCCAACACCTGGGGTCGGGAGAAGGGCTACAAGGGACTCAACACGGGCTGGCGCGCGCCCGGGTCGCGGCAGCTGTTCGAGGTGCAGTTCCACACCCCGGCGAGCAAGTCCGCCCAGGAGGAAACGCACAAGTTGTACGAGGAGCAGCGGCTGCCGTCGACCAGTCCCGAGCGCAAGAGGCAGCTGCAGGACCAGCAGGACGCGATCTTCGCCGCAGTACCCGTCCCCGACGGCGCTCTCACCCTCGCTCCACCTGCCACTCGTCTGGTGCCGGCGGCCTGA